Genomic segment of Rhodococcus rhodochrous:
GCGAACTCGTAGACCCGGCGCGGTGCGCACCGGACGACCCGAGCGACATGGCGGCTGCGGACGACGTGCGTGCTCATATTCGCAACACTAGGAGTTCGACGGGGTGATCGCCGACGGAAATCGGCTTCCCGTTTGCCGCACGCACACCGGTTGCCGGGGCGCACACTGGAAGTGTTCGAACCATCCGAAGTAGGCCCGGGAGCCTGCGCCGGGTTCTCCTCCTCCGAAGGAGCCGGCGGATGTCGTACACCGAAGACGACCCCAACGAAATCGCGGTCCCCTTTCACCGAGGCGCCCACATCGCCGATCCCGGCCCCCTGGGTCTGGCAGCCTTCGCTCTCACGACGTTCATCCTGTCCTGCGCCAACGCCGGGTTCATCTCGGCGGAGGCGGAAGCCGCCGTCTTCGGGGTGGCGTTGTTCTACGGCGGTCTCACACAGCTCGCCGCGGGAATGTGGGAGTTCCTGAAGGGGAACGTCTTCGGGGCGACGGCCTTCAGCTCGTACGGCGCGTTCTGGCTGAGCTTCTGGTATCTCGTCACCTACACCGCAGAGGAGATGGGTGCCGAGAGACACGTCGGGGTGGGCATCTTCCTGCTGGCCTGGACCATCTTCACCGTCTACATGTGGTTCGCCAGTACCCGGATCAGCGCGGCCCTGTTCGCCACCTTCTCGGTGCTGCTCGTCGCCTTCGTCTTCCTCACTCTCGGAGCGCTGCTGGAGCAGACCGGTCTGACGAGGGTCGGTGGTTATTTCGGACTCGCCGCCGCCGGTGCCTGGTACACCTCCGCTGCCGGGGTCCTCAGCACGACCTTCGGTCGCGTCGTCCTGCCCACGGGTCCACGCTGACGGACACCTCTCCGTCTCCCCCTCCCCGGGGTGGTTTGACAGGCGTGTCGGCCGTCCTGGTAAAGTCCGGAGTTATGCAGCGTGCATATTTCTGGTTTAGCAGGCCGGCCCGGGGTGGGTCGGTCGGCGTGACCACGCGCTGACTTCTTCACCTACGAGCCGGATCCAGACCGGCTCGTCGGAATCTCAGGTTCTCTCGGGTCGGACTCCGAACCACCGAGAACAGGAACCATCGATGAGCCCCAGCACCGGAACCGCGAGCACCGGAATCTCCACGTCGAATCTCGACGAACAGCGCACCGTCAAGGTCAGCCCCCTCGTCGCCCCCTCCGAGATCCGCGCCGAGTACGCACCCGACGCCGTCGTCGCAGCGACCGTCCGCTCGGGTCGCGCCGGCACCGTCGACATCCTCAACGGCGCCGACGACCGCCTCGTCGTCGTGGTCGGCCCCTGCTCCGTGCACGACCCCGCCGCCGCGATGGACTACGCGCGCCGTCTGGCCTCCAAGGCCGAGGAACTCCGCGACGACCTGCACGTCGTGATGCGCGTGTACTTCGAGAAGCCGCGCACCACGCTCGGATGGAAGGGCCTGCTCAACGACCCGCACCTCGACGGCACCTTCGACATCAACACAGGCCTGCGCATCGGCCGCAAGCTGCTGCTCGACGTCTCCGGTCTCGGCCTGCCCGTCGGTTGCGAGTTCCTCGACCCGATCCTCCCGCAGTACTACGCCGACCTGGTCACCTACGGAGCCATCGGTGCCCGCACCGCCGCGAGCCAGGTCCACCGCCAGCTGTGCAGCGCGCTGTCCATGCCCGTCGGCATCAAGAACTCCACCGAAGGTGACGTGCAGGTCGCGGTCGACGGCACCCGCGCCGCAGCGGCCAGCCACGTCTTCCCCGGCACCGACCTCGACGGTCAGGCCGCGCTCATCGAGACCGTCGGCAACCCGGACTGCCACGTCATCCTGCGCGGCGGCAGCGCCGGCCCGAACTACGACGCCGAGACCGTGGCCGACACCATGGCCCGCCTGCGCAAGGCCGGTCTGCCCGAGCGTGTCGTCATCGACGCGAGCCACGGCAACAGCCGCAAGGACCACAACAAGCAGGTCGACGTCGTCACCGATGTCGCCGAGCGCATCGAGGCCGGCGAGAAGGGCATCGTCGGACTGATGCTCGAGAGCTTCATCGAGGCGGGACGTCAGGACCTGACCCTCGGCGAGGCCGACAAGCTCGACTACGGCAAGTCGATCACCGACGCGTGCATCGACTGGGACACCACCGCCGCGCAGCTCGATCGCCTCGCGCAGGCCGTGCGCGCCCGCCGCGGCTGATCCCCGTCTCCGGCACGAAGGGCCGGCGGAGTCGTCAGCGATGACGAACGCCGGCCCTCGTCGGTCCGGTAGCGTCGTTTCCATGGCTACGAACAGGTTGTCGATCGTCGTGCCGGCCCACAACGAGCAGCGATACATCGCGCAATGTCTCGCGGCGCTGCTCGCCCAGAAGTCGGAGATCCACGAAATCCTCGTCGTGGACAACAATTCCACCGATCGAACGGCGCAGATCATCGAAGCCATCGCCGCCGGTGAGCCCCTCGTGCGACGGATCGTCGAACCACGGCCGGGTGTCGCATTCGCGCGCAATGCCGGATTCGATGCGGCCACAGGAGATCTCATCGGCCGGATCGATGCCGACACGCGGGTTCGTCCCGGGTGGGCGCACA
This window contains:
- a CDS encoding 3-deoxy-7-phosphoheptulonate synthase is translated as MSPSTGTASTGISTSNLDEQRTVKVSPLVAPSEIRAEYAPDAVVAATVRSGRAGTVDILNGADDRLVVVVGPCSVHDPAAAMDYARRLASKAEELRDDLHVVMRVYFEKPRTTLGWKGLLNDPHLDGTFDINTGLRIGRKLLLDVSGLGLPVGCEFLDPILPQYYADLVTYGAIGARTAASQVHRQLCSALSMPVGIKNSTEGDVQVAVDGTRAAAASHVFPGTDLDGQAALIETVGNPDCHVILRGGSAGPNYDAETVADTMARLRKAGLPERVVIDASHGNSRKDHNKQVDVVTDVAERIEAGEKGIVGLMLESFIEAGRQDLTLGEADKLDYGKSITDACIDWDTTAAQLDRLAQAVRARRG
- a CDS encoding acetate uptake transporter, encoding MSYTEDDPNEIAVPFHRGAHIADPGPLGLAAFALTTFILSCANAGFISAEAEAAVFGVALFYGGLTQLAAGMWEFLKGNVFGATAFSSYGAFWLSFWYLVTYTAEEMGAERHVGVGIFLLAWTIFTVYMWFASTRISAALFATFSVLLVAFVFLTLGALLEQTGLTRVGGYFGLAAAGAWYTSAAGVLSTTFGRVVLPTGPR